A genomic region of Ferroacidibacillus organovorans contains the following coding sequences:
- a CDS encoding polyprenyl synthetase family protein has protein sequence MKRKMAKVQLSEDAIMKELDAYMKSVIEKGLDGKIRNVIEYHLGWRDLDFSELEFGNIGKRGRPMMCILTSMLFAPDYKHSFPVAAAIEFIHSFSLIYDDIQDRDTIRRGRPSVWSLWGEDEAINVGCVLQTMVYEAIADPKNVMSPAHLPWLIQSVNRTMWRVCNGQQLDLELTKSRNHVTRTQYLEVITGKTAALFEAAAHLGAFCSNADERQLALCRLFGENVGLAFQIFDDVVGIWGSREQGLDKPSLDLQHRKKTYPIIYAHENCQTDVDRQVIHRYYEKEDLNECDLMNMMELLNRCDSLSKSLEIGFQYLKIAMQALDEIAGDEAIKARIRVWVNYVIDKQISTLQGYTRRDNELVT, from the coding sequence TTGAAACGTAAAATGGCCAAGGTACAACTGAGCGAAGATGCAATCATGAAAGAATTGGATGCCTATATGAAGTCTGTGATTGAAAAGGGCTTGGACGGCAAAATCCGCAATGTGATCGAATACCATCTCGGTTGGCGCGATCTCGATTTTTCTGAACTGGAGTTTGGGAATATCGGCAAACGTGGGAGACCGATGATGTGTATTTTGACGAGCATGCTTTTTGCCCCTGATTATAAACACTCGTTTCCTGTAGCTGCGGCTATCGAGTTTATCCATAGTTTTTCGCTGATCTATGACGACATTCAGGATCGCGACACCATCCGCCGCGGCCGTCCCTCTGTTTGGAGTTTGTGGGGAGAAGATGAGGCGATCAACGTCGGGTGTGTGTTGCAGACGATGGTCTATGAAGCGATTGCGGATCCGAAAAATGTGATGAGTCCTGCACACCTCCCATGGCTGATTCAATCGGTCAATCGCACAATGTGGAGGGTATGCAATGGACAGCAACTTGATCTGGAACTTACGAAAAGCAGAAACCATGTCACGAGGACGCAATACCTAGAGGTAATCACCGGAAAAACGGCAGCCTTATTTGAGGCGGCGGCTCACCTCGGTGCATTTTGTTCGAATGCGGATGAGCGACAATTGGCGCTGTGTCGCTTATTTGGAGAAAATGTCGGTTTAGCCTTTCAAATTTTTGATGATGTTGTGGGGATCTGGGGAAGCCGCGAACAGGGACTTGACAAGCCCAGTCTGGATCTGCAACACCGCAAAAAAACCTATCCGATCATCTACGCGCATGAAAACTGCCAAACGGATGTCGATCGACAAGTGATCCACCGCTACTATGAGAAGGAAGATCTCAACGAATGCGATTTGATGAACATGATGGAACTCTTGAACCGCTGTGATTCGCTATCGAAAAGCCTTGAGATCGGATTTCAATATCTTAAAATTGCAATGCAGGCGCTTGACGAAATTGCGGGAGACGAGGCGATCAAGGCGCGCATTCGCGTATGGGTCAATTACGTGATCGATAAACAGATTTCTACGTTACAGGGCTACACGAGGCGCGATAATGAACTCGTCACATAA
- a CDS encoding MFS transporter, with product MKQKVGNLRWGIALLIGIGIIINYFDRTNLSVATKPLMQEYHLSSAQFGWVLSSFAWSYSILQIPVGALLDKIGVKWLVRVGTLIWSIATFMTAAVGGMGLIILSRILLGAAEAPAFPGAAKATGYWFPLHERGLATSAFDAAAKFSNVIGVPLVALSVTQWGWRGGFYMTAILSLMYAVAYWIWYRDPGESNKLSETERAYIVEGGAQESGEAPGGVGRNLGYLLGRRKVWGLTLGFAAYGYTFYLLLTWLPGYLETQMHMTVLKSSMYTIVPWIFATIADIVIGGWLVDFLIKRGKNPTRVRKTLLIVGMILGLAVAGAGFTNSPQVAIVFITIALSGLAFSAPIGWSIPAIIAPKGTVGLVGSIMNFFNNLMGILAPIITGYIAGGTGSFGLGFLIAGIVLLIGIFCYLFLLGDLEQIQSPYKPNA from the coding sequence ATGAAACAGAAGGTTGGAAATCTCCGATGGGGAATCGCGCTTCTTATCGGCATAGGAATTATCATCAACTACTTTGACCGTACCAACCTGTCAGTGGCTACGAAACCGCTGATGCAAGAGTATCATTTGTCCAGCGCCCAGTTCGGATGGGTACTCTCGTCTTTTGCCTGGTCGTATTCTATCCTTCAGATTCCGGTTGGCGCTTTACTCGATAAGATAGGTGTCAAATGGTTGGTGCGGGTGGGGACATTGATCTGGTCGATCGCCACCTTTATGACCGCAGCCGTTGGCGGCATGGGTCTTATCATCTTGTCCCGCATCTTGCTAGGCGCTGCAGAGGCGCCTGCATTCCCAGGAGCGGCAAAAGCGACAGGGTACTGGTTTCCGCTTCATGAGCGGGGGTTGGCAACTTCTGCGTTTGATGCGGCTGCCAAATTTTCGAACGTCATCGGCGTTCCGTTGGTGGCGCTTTCTGTCACACAGTGGGGCTGGCGCGGCGGTTTTTACATGACTGCCATTTTGAGCCTAATGTATGCGGTTGCATACTGGATTTGGTATCGTGATCCTGGGGAGTCAAATAAACTATCGGAGACAGAGCGTGCCTATATCGTAGAAGGCGGAGCGCAAGAGAGTGGAGAGGCGCCGGGAGGTGTCGGGCGAAATCTGGGGTATCTTCTTGGCCGCCGGAAAGTGTGGGGATTGACACTCGGGTTTGCCGCGTATGGGTATACGTTCTATCTGTTGCTCACCTGGTTGCCTGGGTATCTTGAGACACAGATGCACATGACTGTCTTAAAGTCGAGTATGTACACGATTGTCCCTTGGATCTTTGCAACCATTGCTGATATTGTTATTGGTGGATGGTTGGTTGACTTTTTGATCAAACGCGGAAAAAATCCCACGCGTGTGCGAAAAACGCTTCTCATTGTGGGGATGATTCTAGGTCTTGCAGTCGCTGGAGCAGGCTTTACGAACAGTCCACAAGTCGCGATTGTCTTTATCACCATTGCACTGAGCGGTCTCGCATTTTCGGCGCCGATCGGGTGGAGTATTCCTGCAATCATCGCACCCAAAGGAACCGTGGGCTTAGTTGGTAGCATCATGAATTTTTTCAATAATTTAATGGGGATCTTGGCTCCGATCATCACGGGGTATATCGCGGGTGGGACGGGGTCTTTTGGTCTGGGTTTTCTCATCGCGGGGATCGTGTTGTTGATCGGGATTTTTTGCTACCTTTTTTTGCTCGGCGATTTGGAGCAGATCCAATCACCTTATAAACCAAATGCTTGA
- a CDS encoding gluconokinase: MDEKFCIIGLDLGTTSVKTLMVDQSGVTRFKAAQKISTSHDATGRAVQDPFEIRDALHEVFESALHAAAKENLLVQRVGFSAAMHSVMIVSEAGEPLTQAMTWMDTRAKRQAESLWGSPIGKRVYEVTGTPIHAMSPLVKLVWLRETQPQLLKTGHRFVSVKEWIWHAWFGEWVIDESMAGATGLYDVENRCWHEDALALAGIIRSQLSQIVFTSYRKAGCREARLQAAGLSEDTLFSIGSTDGVLANLALGVTDASKMVLTVGTSMAVRSGADRKITDHQYRPFCYRLDDRRFVVGAPSNSGGVILEWLMRLLCGDDREGYADGKLAAFLREAGDLEPQDLICLPYAAGERAPLWDEEARASFIGLHLEHRKIHLVRAAIDGMIYNAKWLIDQLAASTGYPEQVYVSGKLFDEPWICQLCANVFGVPVARQALEDASTIGAILLAADTDAFARPLKCGEPSERIEPEEERVGALQIRFKEYRRLCRLLYPNA; the protein is encoded by the coding sequence ATGGATGAAAAATTTTGCATCATTGGACTGGACTTGGGGACGACATCCGTCAAGACACTCATGGTCGATCAATCGGGTGTGACGCGCTTTAAAGCGGCGCAAAAAATCTCGACGAGCCATGATGCGACGGGGCGGGCTGTGCAGGATCCGTTTGAAATCCGCGACGCGCTGCATGAGGTGTTCGAGTCGGCGCTTCACGCTGCGGCGAAGGAAAACCTTTTGGTGCAGCGAGTTGGTTTCAGTGCCGCCATGCACAGTGTAATGATCGTTTCTGAGGCGGGGGAGCCACTGACCCAGGCGATGACTTGGATGGATACGCGCGCCAAAAGACAGGCTGAGTCGCTGTGGGGGTCACCGATTGGAAAGCGGGTCTATGAAGTGACAGGTACACCGATTCACGCGATGTCCCCGCTTGTCAAATTGGTTTGGTTGCGAGAAACGCAGCCGCAATTGTTGAAAACGGGCCACCGATTCGTTTCGGTTAAAGAGTGGATCTGGCATGCCTGGTTTGGCGAGTGGGTGATCGATGAATCGATGGCTGGGGCGACAGGACTCTATGATGTGGAGAACCGTTGTTGGCATGAGGATGCGCTTGCGTTGGCTGGGATTATCCGCTCGCAACTATCGCAAATTGTCTTCACATCCTATCGCAAAGCGGGATGTCGCGAGGCCCGATTGCAGGCGGCGGGTCTTTCTGAGGATACTCTGTTTTCAATTGGCAGTACGGATGGAGTGCTTGCGAATTTGGCGCTTGGCGTAACAGATGCGTCAAAGATGGTATTGACGGTCGGGACAAGCATGGCGGTGCGATCAGGGGCTGACCGAAAGATCACAGATCATCAATATCGTCCATTTTGCTATCGGTTAGATGACCGCCGGTTTGTCGTCGGGGCGCCAAGCAATAGCGGCGGGGTGATTCTTGAGTGGCTGATGCGCCTGTTGTGCGGGGATGATCGTGAAGGATACGCGGATGGTAAATTGGCAGCTTTCTTGCGTGAGGCGGGAGACTTGGAACCTCAAGATTTGATCTGTCTGCCGTATGCGGCGGGCGAGCGGGCGCCGCTTTGGGATGAAGAAGCAAGGGCCTCGTTCATTGGACTTCATCTGGAGCATCGCAAGATTCATCTGGTGAGAGCGGCGATCGATGGAATGATCTACAATGCAAAGTGGCTGATTGATCAGCTCGCTGCCAGCACGGGATATCCAGAGCAGGTGTATGTATCGGGGAAGCTGTTTGATGAACCGTGGATCTGTCAATTGTGCGCGAATGTATTCGGCGTTCCCGTAGCGCGACAGGCGCTTGAAGATGCGTCGACGATTGGCGCGATTCTGCTTGCGGCCGACACGGATGCATTCGCGCGCCCTCTAAAGTGCGGCGAACCATCTGAGAGGATTGAACCCGAAGAGGAGCGCGTGGGTGCTCTGCAAATTCGCTTTAAAGAGTATCGGAGGCTGTGCCGTCTTCTCTACCCAAACGCGTAG
- the pstS gene encoding phosphate ABC transporter substrate-binding protein PstS, whose amino-acid sequence MKKNWKQKAYAIASALTVGAMMMGSAGQAFAKTNVVKHSVKHASGPVVHLQETGSTLLWPLFQLWVPVYKHVNSKVLLTTAGTGSGVGISQASDGTVQIGASDAYMSNQLLAQHPGMLNIPMAISAQQIMYNIPGVKKGVHLHLTGNVIAQIYLGKIRYWNAPQIQSLNKGVKLPHWMIVPIHRTDGSGDTFLFTQFMTDTNAAWANSVQYGTSVSWPSIKGALGANGNNGVVALASKTPGSIAYVGISWLNNGLKAGLGEAALQNRAGRFLLPNPSTIASAAGMMIGKTPADERISLIYAPGANSYPIINYEYAIINEKQANPATAAAVKNLLSWAISPQGGNKAVFMDKVHFLPLPASIAPLSRKQIAKIHG is encoded by the coding sequence TTGAAAAAGAATTGGAAGCAAAAGGCGTACGCGATTGCGAGTGCGCTTACGGTTGGAGCCATGATGATGGGTAGTGCAGGGCAGGCGTTTGCAAAAACGAATGTCGTAAAGCACAGTGTAAAACACGCGAGCGGACCTGTTGTCCACCTTCAAGAGACCGGATCCACACTGCTTTGGCCACTTTTTCAACTCTGGGTACCTGTTTATAAACATGTGAATTCGAAAGTGCTGCTGACAACTGCCGGTACGGGAAGCGGCGTAGGGATTTCGCAAGCTTCTGACGGCACTGTACAGATTGGCGCATCCGACGCGTATATGAGTAATCAACTGCTGGCGCAACACCCTGGGATGCTCAACATTCCCATGGCCATCTCTGCGCAACAGATCATGTATAACATTCCGGGCGTTAAAAAAGGCGTACATCTCCACCTGACAGGCAACGTCATTGCACAGATCTATCTCGGCAAGATTCGCTACTGGAATGCGCCGCAGATTCAATCCCTCAACAAGGGCGTAAAGCTTCCGCACTGGATGATTGTGCCGATTCACCGTACGGACGGCAGCGGAGACACATTTCTCTTTACGCAATTCATGACGGATACAAATGCTGCATGGGCAAATTCTGTTCAGTACGGAACGAGCGTCAGCTGGCCGTCGATTAAAGGTGCGCTTGGTGCAAACGGCAACAACGGTGTCGTGGCACTTGCAAGCAAAACGCCTGGCAGCATCGCGTACGTAGGGATCAGCTGGCTCAACAACGGTCTTAAGGCTGGATTGGGTGAGGCGGCACTTCAAAACCGCGCGGGTCGCTTCTTGCTTCCAAACCCAAGCACGATCGCTTCCGCTGCAGGCATGATGATCGGCAAGACACCTGCGGACGAGCGAATCTCGCTGATCTACGCACCAGGCGCAAACTCGTATCCAATCATCAACTATGAGTATGCGATTATCAACGAGAAGCAGGCAAATCCGGCGACGGCAGCTGCCGTGAAGAACCTCTTGTCGTGGGCGATCAGTCCGCAAGGCGGCAACAAGGCAGTGTTTATGGATAAGGTTCACTTCCTGCCGCTACCAGCTTCGATCGCGCCACTTAGCCGCAAACAGATCGCAAAAATTCACGGGTAA
- a CDS encoding phosphate ABC transporter ATP-binding protein: MGNDVSLMSDMRSYSVGAVSTVARSQTLDVVRDAHEPIIHVDRLTAFYGSKRVLNEVTLKIPSNQITALIGPSGCGKTTLLRTLNRMSYATPGFRHEGTVQILGQDVRSLKDVETFRKSVGMLFQRPNPFPMSILDNVTLALRLFGIPKKRRNEIAEEMLDEVGLLHEIKDRLHQSPSSLSGGQQQRLCLARALAVEPKILLLDEPASALDPKSTRLLESLFVRLAERMTLVLVTHNLAQAKRVAHHTAFMEAGELIEWGDTMELFTAPKDERTKVYVEEHVS; encoded by the coding sequence GTGGGAAACGACGTTTCACTCATGAGCGACATGCGCTCGTATTCTGTGGGCGCGGTGTCTACAGTCGCTCGATCGCAAACGCTTGATGTTGTGCGAGACGCTCATGAACCGATCATCCATGTGGACCGACTCACCGCATTTTATGGAAGCAAACGCGTTTTGAATGAAGTTACGCTAAAAATTCCGTCCAACCAGATTACTGCGTTGATTGGACCTTCAGGTTGCGGCAAGACGACACTTCTTCGGACGCTCAACAGAATGAGCTATGCAACGCCTGGGTTCAGGCATGAAGGAACCGTGCAGATTCTTGGGCAGGACGTGCGCAGTCTCAAAGATGTGGAGACATTCCGCAAATCTGTCGGTATGCTCTTTCAACGCCCCAACCCCTTTCCTATGTCCATTCTTGACAATGTGACGCTTGCGCTTAGACTCTTTGGGATTCCGAAAAAACGGCGGAACGAAATCGCGGAAGAAATGCTCGATGAAGTGGGATTGCTCCACGAGATTAAAGATCGGCTCCATCAGTCGCCTTCCAGTTTGTCGGGTGGACAACAGCAGCGTCTCTGTCTGGCGCGCGCGCTTGCGGTTGAACCGAAGATCCTCTTGCTTGATGAACCGGCGTCGGCGCTAGATCCTAAATCGACGCGTCTGCTTGAATCGCTGTTTGTGCGTCTTGCCGAGCGGATGACCCTGGTGCTCGTGACGCATAACTTGGCACAGGCCAAACGGGTGGCGCATCACACGGCCTTTATGGAGGCGGGGGAGCTCATCGAGTGGGGCGACACGATGGAGCTTTTTACGGCGCCAAAAGACGAGCGGACAAAGGTATATGTAGAAGAGCATGTAAGCTGA
- a CDS encoding SpoVR family protein: MRNEGWATYWHLRIMRELELTDGESLDFARTHAGVVLPSKTSVNPYLIGLKIWEDIEKRYDHPSKEMKERLGVREGQGREKMFEVREMESDTSFIRNYLTEELVKELDLYLYQKVGNEWRIVETDWEKVRDKIWKSRINGGYPLLHVVDGDYQLTGELYLLHAYEGNELDVKYTEKTLPSVYKLWGRTVHLESVLEGRAVVFSYDGRKTTRKFL, from the coding sequence TTGCGAAACGAAGGTTGGGCGACGTATTGGCACTTGCGTATCATGCGAGAACTTGAGTTGACAGACGGTGAGTCGCTCGATTTTGCGCGTACGCATGCGGGCGTGGTTCTCCCTTCAAAGACTTCAGTCAATCCGTATCTGATCGGTCTGAAGATTTGGGAAGACATTGAGAAGCGCTATGATCACCCGTCAAAGGAAATGAAAGAGCGCCTTGGTGTTCGCGAGGGGCAGGGCAGAGAGAAAATGTTTGAGGTGCGGGAGATGGAATCTGACACCTCCTTTATTCGCAACTACCTCACGGAGGAACTGGTCAAGGAACTTGATCTCTATCTTTATCAAAAGGTCGGGAATGAGTGGCGGATCGTCGAGACTGACTGGGAGAAGGTTCGCGATAAGATCTGGAAATCAAGAATTAACGGAGGATATCCACTTCTGCACGTGGTGGACGGCGACTATCAGCTCACAGGCGAGTTGTACTTGCTTCACGCGTACGAAGGGAACGAGTTGGACGTGAAGTACACAGAGAAAACGCTGCCCTCCGTCTATAAACTTTGGGGACGCACCGTGCACTTGGAGAGCGTTTTGGAAGGGAGAGCGGTTGTTTTTTCGTATGACGGGAGAAAAACGACAAGGAAGTTTCTCTGA
- a CDS encoding LacI family DNA-binding transcriptional regulator, whose translation MSSKRITIQDVARAANVSVTTVSRFLNARYEAMSKETKLRIEQVIEELNYQPNALAQGLKGNRSRMIAIVVVKLSYPFCVSLIRALSNTLTPAGYNVVVCETEGDPKREADVLKTLLGQQIDAVVIQTNGDNLAELETISKSVPVILVDRKFMLSHATHVLTDNYEASLEMTNHLYAEGYQEVFYITETPNAISTRSERMQGYLDSSLRCHRPPHVAIVRRGDDTSMRLVVERIKESVSKGSVALYTANALIFHEIYPLLHHVGWTAPKKLGLATFDEPDWINLISPSLTRVRQPVSEMGTWIANLLLQQFKTGYEQPAEMHVEILPSELIKGESTRLGREDGTASDTL comes from the coding sequence ATGTCATCAAAACGAATCACAATTCAAGACGTCGCCCGCGCCGCAAATGTATCCGTAACGACCGTCTCCCGATTTTTAAACGCTCGCTATGAGGCGATGAGCAAAGAGACAAAACTGCGAATCGAGCAAGTGATTGAAGAACTGAACTATCAACCGAATGCATTGGCGCAAGGTCTAAAAGGTAACCGCAGCCGAATGATCGCCATTGTTGTCGTCAAGTTGAGTTACCCTTTTTGTGTATCTCTCATTCGCGCGCTTTCCAACACACTTACACCCGCAGGGTATAACGTCGTTGTCTGCGAGACAGAGGGAGATCCCAAGCGTGAAGCCGACGTGCTAAAGACGCTGCTCGGGCAACAGATCGACGCAGTGGTGATTCAAACCAACGGGGACAATCTCGCAGAACTTGAAACCATCTCAAAGTCAGTGCCAGTTATTCTTGTCGATCGCAAATTTATGCTTTCGCACGCCACCCATGTCTTGACGGACAATTACGAGGCATCATTAGAAATGACGAATCATCTATACGCAGAAGGCTATCAAGAAGTCTTTTATATAACAGAAACCCCAAACGCCATCTCGACGCGCAGCGAACGCATGCAAGGTTATCTCGATAGTTCATTGCGCTGCCACCGCCCCCCACATGTTGCGATCGTCCGCCGCGGCGACGACACGTCAATGCGGTTGGTCGTCGAACGCATCAAGGAAAGCGTTTCAAAAGGATCTGTTGCGCTTTATACAGCCAACGCCTTGATCTTTCACGAAATTTATCCCCTCCTGCACCATGTAGGTTGGACGGCTCCAAAGAAACTGGGGTTGGCCACATTCGATGAACCGGATTGGATCAATTTGATCTCACCCTCTCTCACGCGTGTTCGGCAGCCCGTGTCTGAGATGGGGACGTGGATTGCAAACCTGCTCCTTCAACAATTCAAGACGGGCTATGAACAGCCTGCTGAAATGCATGTCGAGATCCTTCCATCTGAACTGATCAAGGGTGAATCTACGCGTTTGGGTAGAGAAGACGGCACAGCCTCCGATACTCTTTAA
- a CDS encoding response regulator transcription factor, translated as MNRILFADRDERLYNKLYFALHEEGFATEFSSDGEDALSRLMVDRTRFDVLVIDSNLPSMNGIELLKRVRTAQLHVPILMLSEMDDAMERILSLELGADDCVTKPVHVREMVLRIQALSQCRHRVNRPFEPRDGEMRLGNMKLRVNERECLIDRYEIRLTPVQVQVLKALFQKPGSVVLREELMLAAWGKIVHHHLLAMQISLLRQKFDAVAMRSHEIETVHHRGYRLAKMIPSDQKRMV; from the coding sequence ATGAACCGAATCCTGTTTGCAGACCGAGATGAAAGATTATACAACAAGCTTTATTTTGCACTTCATGAAGAGGGATTTGCGACAGAGTTTTCAAGTGACGGTGAAGACGCGCTTTCTCGCCTTATGGTTGATCGGACGCGCTTTGACGTGCTTGTCATCGATAGCAACTTGCCGAGTATGAATGGAATTGAACTGCTAAAACGCGTGCGCACAGCGCAGCTTCACGTGCCGATTTTAATGCTGAGTGAGATGGACGACGCGATGGAGCGGATCCTTTCACTCGAATTGGGTGCAGATGACTGTGTGACAAAACCTGTGCATGTTCGCGAAATGGTTTTGCGGATTCAGGCCCTGAGCCAGTGTCGGCATCGCGTGAACAGGCCTTTTGAGCCGCGGGATGGAGAAATGCGATTGGGCAATATGAAGCTGCGTGTCAATGAACGGGAGTGTCTCATCGACCGCTATGAAATTCGCCTTACACCTGTGCAGGTCCAGGTGTTGAAAGCGCTTTTTCAAAAACCGGGATCGGTCGTCTTGCGGGAAGAGCTGATGCTCGCGGCGTGGGGGAAGATTGTGCATCACCATTTGCTTGCGATGCAGATCTCTTTGCTTCGACAGAAGTTTGACGCTGTGGCCATGCGTTCGCATGAGATTGAAACGGTGCATCATCGGGGGTATCGACTCGCCAAAATGATTCCGTCGGATCAAAAAAGAATGGTATAG